TATCTGGCGGTGCCGGAACAGATGATGGACGCTCCGAAGGAAAGTCCCGTTCAAAGAAAAAAAAGGCCAAAGTTTCGCTCCCAGTGCATATAAATACGGCTTCTGCGGAACAACTTTGTGCTTTGAAAGGGGTCGGACCCAAGCTCGCGGAGAAGATTATTGCCGTCCGGGAGGCCTCTGGACCCTTCAAAAAACCGGAAGACCTAGAAAAAGTGCCCGGAATCGGTAAGAAAAAATTGGAAGGGCTCCTTTCGGGGGTAATTTTTGATTAGTTTTGTACTATCAAAATTATCATAAGTCGTTGATTATA
This genomic window from uncultured Fibrobacter sp. contains:
- a CDS encoding helix-hairpin-helix domain-containing protein yields the protein MNSPEKKLLHLALCLFVVGLVVRFLPWGLPSIVENDVIEVQANAPSVVDESSKLEYSHVGVSGGAGTDDGRSEGKSRSKKKKAKVSLPVHINTASAEQLCALKGVGPKLAEKIIAVREASGPFKKPEDLEKVPGIGKKKLEGLLSGVIFD